One genomic window of Melitaea cinxia chromosome 10, ilMelCinx1.1, whole genome shotgun sequence includes the following:
- the LOC123656884 gene encoding uncharacterized protein LOC123656884, which translates to MAHRIFCKSMTPRKDIALNVNTYIENYAQFMYKNMTENRKRSREEDTCEFMPLSKRINNLHINNNMASPSLSQSSDSSHSNGVNIDNSNISTPNSSSDTERNPNYDPGISSSESRYYYENKLLFELHLERIQRTGQQFPF; encoded by the exons ATGGCACACAGAATATTTTGTAAATCGATGACTCCTAGAAAAGACATTGCTCTGAATGTGAATACATATATTGAAAATTATGCgcaatttatgtataaaaacatgACTGAAAATAG AAAAAGATCACGAGAAGAAGACACGTGCGAATTCATGCCTCTTTCAAAAAGGATAAATAATTTGCACATAAACAACAACATGGCTAGTCCATCCCTTTCCCAATCATCTGATTCTAGTCATAGTAATGGAGTAAATAtagataatagtaatatttcGACACCTAATTCATCGTCAGATACAGAAAGAAATCCAAATTATGACCCAGGAATAAGTTCTTCCGAGAGCAGATATtactatgaaaataaattattatttgaattgcATTTAGAACGAATACAAAGAACTGGACAACAGTTTCCCTTTTAA